Proteins encoded together in one Thalassotalea crassostreae window:
- the fis gene encoding DNA-binding transcriptional regulator Fis yields the protein MFEQNITSPFVIGDLQTQTKASPLRTQAKVAIKNYLSQLNGNDVDDMYDLVLSEIEAPMLEEVMQYTRGNQTRAANLLGINRGTLRKKLKKYGMN from the coding sequence ATGTTTGAACAAAATATTACTTCTCCATTTGTTATCGGTGACCTGCAAACTCAGACCAAGGCATCACCTTTACGTACCCAAGCCAAAGTAGCGATTAAAAACTACTTATCACAATTAAATGGTAACGACGTTGACGATATGTACGACCTTGTCTTATCTGAAATCGAAGCACCTATGCTTGAAGAGGTGATGCAGTATACACGTGGCAACCAAACACGTGCTGCAAACTTACTGGGTATCAACCGTGGTACTTTACGTAAGAAGCTTAAAAAATACGGTATGAATTAA
- the purH gene encoding bifunctional phosphoribosylaminoimidazolecarboxamide formyltransferase/IMP cyclohydrolase — MDTPRPIRRALLSVSDKTGIVEFAAALSKQGVDLLSTGGTAKLLADNNIPVTEVSDYTGHPEIMDGRVKTLHPKVHGGILARRDMDEAVMAENNISAIDMVVVNLYPFAKTVANEDCLLEDAIENIDIGGPTMVRAAAKNHKDVTIVVNANDYDRVLAEMNDNAGSLTYKTRFDLAIAAYEHTASYDGMIANYFGKMLPAYDDKEESVSEFPRTFNSQYIKKQDLRYGENSHQNAAFYVEAEPEEASVSTATQIQGKALSYNNIADTDSALECVKEFDKPACVIVKHANPCGVALGDNILEAYEKAFKTDPTSAFGGIIAFNQELDADTAEAIVSRQFVEVIIAPKISDGAAQIVAAKPNVRLLECGQWTTKTTGLEQKRVNGGLLVQDRDNGMVSLDDLKVVTKRQPTDQEMSDLLFCWKVAKYVKSNAIVYVKNDMTIGVGAGQMSRVYSAKIAGIKAADENLEVPGSVMASDAFFPFRDGLDAAAEAGITAVIQPGGSMRDNEVIAAADEHGIAMVFTGMRHFRH, encoded by the coding sequence ATGGATACTCCACGCCCTATTAGACGCGCACTTTTAAGCGTTTCTGACAAAACCGGTATTGTTGAATTCGCTGCAGCACTATCGAAACAAGGTGTTGATCTTCTATCAACTGGTGGTACAGCTAAATTATTAGCTGACAATAACATCCCAGTTACTGAAGTATCTGACTACACTGGCCATCCGGAAATTATGGACGGTCGTGTAAAAACTCTTCACCCTAAAGTTCACGGTGGCATTTTAGCTCGTCGTGATATGGATGAAGCTGTGATGGCAGAAAATAATATTTCTGCAATCGATATGGTTGTTGTTAACCTTTACCCATTTGCTAAAACGGTAGCAAACGAAGATTGTTTATTGGAAGATGCAATTGAAAACATCGATATTGGTGGACCAACTATGGTTCGAGCTGCTGCGAAAAACCACAAAGATGTGACTATCGTAGTTAATGCAAATGATTACGATCGTGTATTAGCTGAGATGAATGATAATGCTGGTTCACTAACGTATAAAACACGTTTCGATTTAGCGATTGCTGCCTATGAGCATACTGCAAGCTACGACGGCATGATTGCAAATTACTTCGGCAAAATGCTACCTGCTTACGATGACAAAGAAGAAAGTGTTAGTGAATTCCCTCGCACTTTCAATAGCCAATATATTAAAAAGCAAGATTTACGTTACGGTGAAAACTCTCACCAAAACGCAGCTTTTTACGTTGAAGCAGAACCAGAAGAAGCGTCTGTTTCTACTGCGACTCAAATTCAAGGTAAAGCACTTTCTTACAACAACATTGCCGATACTGATTCAGCACTAGAATGTGTAAAAGAATTTGATAAACCTGCTTGTGTAATCGTTAAGCATGCTAACCCTTGTGGTGTTGCACTAGGTGACAATATTTTAGAAGCTTATGAAAAAGCCTTTAAAACTGACCCTACATCAGCATTTGGCGGCATCATTGCTTTTAACCAAGAATTAGATGCTGATACCGCAGAAGCAATTGTTTCACGTCAATTTGTTGAAGTTATCATTGCACCTAAAATTTCTGATGGTGCGGCACAAATCGTTGCTGCTAAACCAAACGTACGTTTATTAGAGTGTGGACAATGGACTACGAAAACCACTGGCTTAGAACAAAAACGCGTTAATGGCGGTTTATTAGTTCAAGATCGTGACAACGGTATGGTGAGTTTAGATGATCTTAAAGTAGTAACTAAGCGTCAACCAACCGACCAAGAAATGAGTGATTTATTATTCTGTTGGAAAGTTGCTAAATACGTTAAGTCTAATGCCATTGTTTACGTTAAAAATGATATGACTATTGGTGTTGGTGCAGGCCAGATGAGCCGCGTTTATTCAGCGAAAATTGCTGGCATTAAAGCAGCTGATGAAAACTTGGAAGTTCCTGGTTCAGTTATGGCATCAGATGCATTCTTCCCGTTCCGTGACGGCTTAGATGCAGCGGCTGAAGCTGGTATTACTGCTGTAATTCAACCGGGTGGTTCAATGCGTGATAACGAAGTTATTGCTGCAGCTGATGAGCACGGTATCGCGATGGTATTTACAGGAATGCGTCATTTCCGTCACTAA
- a CDS encoding class I SAM-dependent methyltransferase gives MKTMKSLLSSAILASTIGTVSFTSFAAEISQPMAKTQLEQAIAGKHRSDKNKARDVYRHPEETLMFFGFRSDMTVVEIAPGGGWYTEILAPAVKGTGKLYGAHYPDTGEDNYYSKSRKKLEAKLAANDVYSEVELTNFTPRVASAIAPANSADLVLTFRNLHNWKVEGVKQIFADSFKALKPGGVLGVVEHRMPASQNLEENSKSGYFPQQLTIDLAIAAGFELAATSEINANPKDTADHPRGVWTLPPVYRLGEKDKAKYAAIGESDRMTLKFIKPAK, from the coding sequence ATGAAAACAATGAAATCTTTATTATCTTCTGCGATTCTAGCAAGCACTATCGGTACCGTTTCGTTCACAAGTTTCGCGGCTGAAATTAGTCAACCAATGGCTAAAACACAATTAGAACAAGCCATCGCTGGCAAACATCGTAGTGATAAAAATAAAGCTCGTGATGTTTATCGTCACCCAGAAGAAACATTGATGTTTTTTGGTTTTCGTTCAGATATGACAGTAGTAGAAATTGCGCCTGGTGGTGGTTGGTACACTGAAATATTAGCCCCAGCAGTAAAAGGTACTGGTAAATTATATGGTGCTCATTACCCTGATACAGGTGAAGATAACTACTACAGTAAATCACGTAAAAAACTAGAAGCTAAACTTGCTGCAAATGATGTTTATAGTGAAGTTGAATTAACTAATTTCACCCCTCGTGTTGCCAGCGCAATCGCTCCAGCGAATAGTGCAGATTTAGTTTTAACATTTAGAAATCTTCACAATTGGAAAGTCGAAGGTGTTAAACAAATTTTTGCTGATAGTTTTAAAGCATTAAAGCCTGGCGGTGTTTTAGGTGTTGTTGAACACAGAATGCCAGCTTCGCAAAACTTAGAAGAAAATAGTAAAAGTGGTTATTTCCCGCAACAGTTAACGATTGACTTAGCAATTGCTGCTGGTTTTGAGTTAGCGGCGACGAGCGAGATAAATGCTAACCCTAAAGATACAGCTGATCATCCAAGAGGTGTATGGACATTGCCTCCGGTATATCGTTTAGGTGAAAAAGATAAAGCTAAATATGCGGCAATTGGTGAAAGTGACCGCATGACCTTAAAATTTATTAAACCGGCTAAATAA
- the purD gene encoding phosphoribosylamine--glycine ligase: MNVLVIGSGGREHALAWKAAQSDNVETVFVAPGNAGTATENKLKNVSLSVGDIQGLVSFAKQNDVALTIVGPEQPLVDGVVDAFQAEGLMIFGPSAKAAQLEGSKAFTKDFLARHKIPTGFYQNFTEIDPAIAYVREIGAPIVVKADGLAAGKGVIVAMTLAEAEDAIKDMLAGNAFGDAGHRVVIEEFLDGEEASFIVMVDGKNVLPMATSQDHKRAYNNDEGPNTGGMGAYTPAPVVTPEIHDRIMKEVIMPTVEGMAKEDAPYTGFLYAGLMIDADGTPKVIEYNCRFGDPETQPIMMRLQSDLVELCIAACEGKLDSATIDFDSRAAVGVVLAAAGYPGNYPKGDVISGLELNKNNDRKTFHAGTAEKDGDIVTAGGRVLCATALGANVTEAQKSAYELLDQISWQGVEFRTDIAYRAIAREQ, from the coding sequence ATGAATGTTTTAGTAATTGGTAGCGGCGGTCGTGAACATGCTTTGGCATGGAAAGCAGCGCAATCTGATAATGTTGAAACAGTATTTGTAGCGCCGGGTAATGCCGGTACTGCAACAGAAAACAAACTTAAAAATGTTTCGTTATCTGTTGGTGATATCCAAGGTTTGGTTAGTTTTGCTAAACAAAATGATGTTGCATTAACTATTGTTGGTCCAGAGCAGCCGTTAGTTGATGGAGTTGTCGATGCATTTCAAGCTGAAGGCTTGATGATTTTCGGCCCAAGTGCAAAAGCAGCACAGTTAGAAGGTTCTAAAGCATTTACAAAAGATTTCCTTGCGCGTCATAAAATTCCTACTGGTTTCTACCAAAACTTTACCGAGATAGATCCGGCAATTGCTTATGTTAGAGAAATTGGCGCTCCGATTGTAGTTAAAGCAGATGGTTTAGCTGCAGGTAAAGGTGTGATTGTTGCTATGACTTTAGCGGAAGCTGAAGATGCAATTAAAGATATGCTTGCTGGCAATGCGTTTGGTGATGCTGGTCACCGTGTTGTTATCGAAGAATTTCTTGATGGCGAAGAAGCAAGTTTCATTGTTATGGTTGATGGTAAAAATGTATTGCCAATGGCAACTAGCCAAGATCATAAACGAGCATATAACAATGATGAAGGTCCAAATACCGGTGGCATGGGGGCTTACACTCCTGCACCAGTTGTGACCCCAGAAATTCATGATCGTATTATGAAAGAAGTTATTATGCCGACTGTTGAAGGTATGGCAAAAGAAGACGCACCATACACTGGCTTCTTATACGCAGGTTTGATGATTGATGCTGATGGCACCCCTAAGGTAATTGAATATAATTGTCGCTTCGGTGATCCAGAAACACAGCCAATTATGATGCGCCTTCAATCTGATCTCGTTGAGCTTTGTATTGCAGCTTGCGAAGGTAAATTAGATTCAGCAACGATCGATTTTGATTCGCGTGCTGCTGTTGGCGTGGTTTTAGCTGCTGCAGGTTATCCAGGCAACTACCCGAAAGGCGACGTGATTTCAGGCCTAGAGCTTAATAAAAATAACGACCGTAAAACATTCCATGCTGGTACCGCAGAAAAAGATGGCGACATTGTTACTGCTGGCGGCCGAGTATTATGTGCTACTGCATTAGGAGCTAATGTTACTGAAGCGCAAAAATCAGCTTATGAATTACTCGATCAAATTTCATGGCAAGGTGTAGAGTTTAGAACTGATATTGCTTACCGAGCCATTGCTCGCGAACAATAA
- a CDS encoding RNA recognition motif domain-containing protein, which yields MKSPLILTSAFVASALTAIGYFTAGAVTAFNAESIAIGLFVGAFLSPMIIKMMAGSKSSDDVKTLYVGNLPYRANESAVRELFSEHGFVHSVRLMKDKHTGKRRGFGFVEIAAADASNAIETLNDSEFQQRTLKVREAKERPEPS from the coding sequence ATGAAATCTCCACTTATCTTAACCTCTGCCTTTGTCGCAAGTGCACTTACCGCGATTGGCTACTTTACTGCAGGTGCCGTTACTGCTTTCAACGCTGAATCAATAGCAATTGGACTATTTGTCGGCGCATTTTTATCACCAATGATCATTAAAATGATGGCAGGTAGTAAATCCTCTGATGATGTAAAGACTCTTTATGTTGGAAATCTTCCTTACAGAGCTAATGAATCAGCAGTTAGAGAATTGTTTTCTGAGCACGGCTTTGTTCATTCCGTGCGTTTAATGAAAGACAAACATACGGGTAAACGACGAGGTTTCGGTTTTGTGGAAATCGCAGCAGCAGACGCAAGCAATGCTATCGAAACGTTAAATGATTCAGAATTTCAACAAAGAACTCTTAAAGTAAGAGAAGCGAAAGAAAGACCAGAACCAAGTTAG
- the pssA gene encoding CDP-diacylglycerol--serine O-phosphatidyltransferase: MNFSRKNKLSIKDSIPIAADDIKFINSAKEYRAEMLRLIETAQKRIYITALYLQDDESGREVLHALFKAKQKDPSIDICVFVDFHRAQRGLIGEKKSLGNRQLYLDLTEQYEHAIDIYGVAVKQREFLGVLHLKGFVFDDTVFFSGASINDIYMHAHDKYRCDRYHVFNSTGLAHSFVDYLKSNFIDSNLAPKLNIETVPGKRKLKGIVKLIKTRLKRASYKVLPSDTSSGDLFVKPLAGLGARGNPLNLTARRVFRAANDTLVVFTPYFNFPKALAADLRKALKRGVKVTIVVGDKKANDFYIAEPENFSTIGIVPYIYEMLLSRFVKRNQSYIDNGQLNIQLWKDGVNSYHLKGIVADDTYHLFTGSNLNPRAWSLDLENGILLCDIKKQLQQRWLEELNAICQNSTRVKSINDIEAVSEYPERPRELLRKIKLTQIDRVLKRFL; this comes from the coding sequence ATGAATTTTTCCCGCAAAAATAAACTTTCTATAAAAGATTCAATTCCCATTGCAGCAGATGATATTAAGTTCATCAATAGTGCGAAGGAATATCGCGCTGAAATGTTGCGCCTTATCGAGACTGCGCAAAAGCGGATTTATATCACAGCGTTATATTTACAAGACGATGAAAGCGGTCGAGAGGTTCTTCACGCCTTATTTAAAGCTAAACAAAAAGATCCATCAATAGATATTTGTGTTTTCGTTGATTTTCATCGCGCACAACGTGGGTTAATTGGTGAGAAAAAATCTTTAGGCAATAGACAGCTATATTTAGACCTAACAGAACAATATGAACATGCTATTGATATTTACGGTGTTGCAGTTAAACAGCGTGAGTTTCTCGGAGTTTTACACCTAAAAGGCTTTGTATTTGATGATACTGTGTTTTTTAGTGGCGCGAGCATAAACGATATATATATGCATGCTCATGATAAATATCGTTGTGATCGATATCATGTTTTTAATAGTACAGGCTTAGCTCATAGTTTTGTAGATTATTTAAAATCGAACTTTATCGATAGTAACTTAGCGCCAAAACTGAATATTGAAACCGTTCCAGGAAAACGAAAGCTTAAAGGCATAGTCAAGCTAATTAAAACTAGGTTAAAAAGAGCGAGTTATAAAGTTCTCCCTAGCGATACAAGTAGTGGTGATTTATTTGTAAAGCCGTTAGCTGGTCTTGGTGCAAGAGGCAACCCGCTTAATTTAACTGCTCGAAGAGTTTTTAGGGCAGCTAACGATACTCTTGTTGTATTCACTCCTTATTTTAATTTCCCTAAAGCCTTGGCCGCAGATCTACGTAAAGCATTAAAGCGTGGTGTAAAAGTTACGATTGTTGTTGGTGATAAAAAGGCGAATGATTTTTATATCGCAGAGCCTGAAAACTTTTCAACGATAGGCATAGTTCCTTATATATATGAAATGTTGCTTTCAAGGTTTGTTAAACGTAACCAAAGTTATATTGATAATGGACAGTTAAATATTCAACTATGGAAAGATGGGGTAAACAGCTACCACCTAAAAGGTATCGTTGCTGATGATACATATCACTTGTTTACTGGCAGCAATTTAAATCCAAGAGCATGGAGTTTAGATTTAGAAAATGGCATTTTACTATGTGACATCAAAAAGCAGTTACAGCAGAGATGGTTAGAAGAACTAAACGCTATATGCCAAAACAGCACACGAGTTAAATCGATCAATGACATCGAAGCGGTGAGTGAATATCCGGAACGACCAAGAGAGTTATTGCGGAAAATAAAACTAACTCAAATTGATCGAGTGTTAAAACGATTTTTATAA
- a CDS encoding 2OG-Fe(II) oxygenase, translating into MTDFIEIYDNALSKEFCQSFIKQFDACPNKNQGRTGGGVDKSKKDSVDIYLNEVAEFNPAMEKIFFAATKHLTEYVTKYFFSLISGISITLKHPVTGVPTLLTVDNFDEIGKPQAQNIMRYLFRMAPINAQKYEKGVGNYGYWHSEIFPQPNGNEPLHRTLLFLIYLNDVEEGGETDFYYQDKSIKPKAGTMIVAPCGFTHTHRGNIPVSSDKYVLTSWMLYNKAEQIYT; encoded by the coding sequence ATGACTGATTTTATTGAAATTTACGACAACGCTCTAAGCAAAGAGTTTTGTCAATCCTTTATAAAGCAATTTGATGCTTGTCCAAACAAGAATCAAGGTCGCACCGGTGGCGGCGTTGATAAATCAAAGAAGGACTCTGTTGATATATACCTTAATGAAGTTGCTGAATTTAACCCTGCAATGGAAAAGATTTTTTTTGCCGCAACTAAGCATTTAACCGAATATGTGACCAAATACTTCTTTAGTTTAATAAGCGGTATTAGTATCACTTTGAAGCACCCTGTTACCGGAGTTCCTACATTATTAACTGTCGATAACTTTGATGAAATTGGCAAACCTCAGGCGCAAAACATAATGCGTTACTTATTTAGAATGGCGCCAATAAACGCTCAAAAATATGAAAAAGGCGTAGGAAATTACGGCTACTGGCATTCTGAGATCTTTCCGCAACCAAACGGTAACGAACCATTGCATCGCACGCTATTATTTTTAATCTATTTGAATGACGTGGAAGAAGGGGGTGAAACTGATTTTTACTATCAAGATAAAAGTATTAAACCTAAAGCGGGGACTATGATAGTCGCACCCTGTGGCTTTACCCACACACACCGAGGAAATATACCCGTGTCCTCTGATAAGTACGTATTAACATCTTGGATGTTGTATAACAAAGCAGAGCAAATTTATACTTAA
- a CDS encoding acyl-CoA thioesterase, protein MFNDFIMPRFSDTDALGHISNTALPHWFESSRHHIFKMFSADLDVNNWPLILAKMEIDFHAQLYYGEEVDVRTFISHVGNSSFVVYQQAWQKGIKCATGKTTMVHFCFKTQKSKVITGEVKERLLQHMYSECE, encoded by the coding sequence ATGTTTAACGATTTTATTATGCCAAGGTTTTCTGATACTGATGCCTTAGGTCATATAAGTAACACTGCATTGCCACACTGGTTCGAATCTTCTCGTCATCATATTTTTAAAATGTTTAGCGCTGACTTGGATGTTAATAATTGGCCTTTAATATTGGCTAAGATGGAAATAGACTTTCATGCCCAGCTTTATTACGGTGAAGAAGTCGATGTTAGGACGTTTATTAGTCACGTTGGTAATTCTTCATTTGTTGTATATCAACAGGCTTGGCAAAAGGGAATAAAATGTGCCACAGGTAAAACGACGATGGTGCATTTTTGTTTTAAAACCCAAAAATCAAAAGTTATTACTGGTGAAGTGAAAGAGCGCTTATTGCAACATATGTATAGTGAATGTGAATAA
- a CDS encoding MFS transporter, which produces MNVTGLNSIEKRASLSLATVFGMRMIGLFMILPVFAIYGVGLEGYSPIWLGLAIGAYGFTQALLQIPMGILSDKFGRKPVIISGLIIFCLGSIIAAVADSVYMVVIGRAIQGMGAIASATLALAADLSREEQRPKVMATIGMFIGLSFAAAMVLGPLVAASYGLSGLFFLTAIFAFVGIFIVLFIVPNSINTAPKGDLVAAPKRVKQLIKDGNLFRLNLGVFILHLALTAMFVSLPIMLTKTGFAIGEHWRLYLPVLLISFALMVPFMIWAIKKQKEKLVFCGAIILLALSLLLLWLKHDSFYVIFTAVMLFFVAFNYLEATMPSTLSKIAPAGDKGSAMGVYSSSQFFGAFVGGLAGGAIQSAFGLASVFLFSALLILVWYVFALSMKEVKRSKSISFSVNFNDEQHAKLLADKLADMAGIVESTIVYSESVAYLKIDEKQIDMDKLRALLAN; this is translated from the coding sequence ATGAATGTAACTGGACTTAACAGTATTGAAAAAAGAGCTTCTCTATCGCTAGCCACTGTATTTGGCATGCGCATGATAGGCTTATTCATGATTTTGCCTGTGTTCGCGATTTATGGCGTAGGGTTAGAAGGTTATAGCCCAATTTGGCTAGGTTTAGCAATCGGTGCTTATGGTTTTACCCAGGCATTATTACAGATCCCTATGGGTATTCTGTCTGATAAGTTTGGTCGTAAGCCGGTGATTATTTCCGGACTTATTATTTTCTGTCTTGGTAGTATCATAGCTGCAGTTGCGGATTCTGTTTATATGGTCGTTATCGGCCGTGCAATACAGGGTATGGGGGCTATTGCGAGTGCGACATTAGCGTTAGCAGCCGATCTTTCAAGGGAAGAGCAACGTCCTAAAGTGATGGCGACTATTGGCATGTTCATAGGCCTATCTTTTGCTGCCGCTATGGTATTAGGTCCGCTTGTCGCCGCAAGTTATGGATTATCTGGTTTATTTTTTCTTACCGCAATTTTTGCTTTTGTTGGCATATTCATAGTTTTATTCATTGTCCCTAATTCGATTAATACAGCACCTAAAGGTGACTTAGTAGCAGCGCCGAAACGGGTTAAACAATTAATTAAAGATGGCAACTTATTCCGCTTAAATCTCGGCGTGTTTATTTTGCATTTAGCGCTGACAGCTATGTTTGTTTCGTTGCCGATAATGCTCACTAAAACTGGATTCGCAATAGGCGAGCATTGGCGCCTATACCTGCCAGTATTGCTTATCTCTTTTGCGCTCATGGTGCCATTTATGATTTGGGCGATCAAAAAACAAAAAGAAAAGCTGGTATTTTGTGGTGCTATTATTTTATTAGCATTGAGCCTGCTATTGCTTTGGTTAAAGCATGATAGTTTTTACGTCATCTTTACCGCGGTAATGCTGTTTTTCGTTGCCTTTAATTATTTGGAGGCAACGATGCCTTCAACATTATCAAAAATAGCTCCTGCAGGAGACAAAGGCTCTGCAATGGGGGTCTATTCAAGTAGTCAATTCTTCGGTGCTTTTGTTGGTGGTTTAGCAGGTGGTGCAATTCAATCAGCATTTGGTTTAGCTAGTGTGTTTTTGTTTAGCGCGTTATTGATTCTAGTATGGTATGTATTTGCTTTATCGATGAAAGAAGTTAAACGCTCAAAAAGCATAAGCTTTAGTGTTAATTTTAATGATGAGCAGCACGCTAAGTTATTAGCAGATAAATTGGCTGATATGGCGGGAATTGTTGAGTCTACAATTGTTTATTCTGAATCAGTCGCTTATTTAAAAATTGATGAAAAGCAAATTGATATGGATAAGTTAAGGGCATTACTCGCTAACTAA
- a CDS encoding ABC transporter ATP-binding protein — protein sequence MQPALQISGLKKTYKGGFQAVKGIDLSVQEGDFFALLGPNGAGKSTTIGVITSLVNKTEGEVRVFGHNIDKELDVAKSFLGLVPQEFNFNQFEAPIKILVNQAGYYGVPRKIALERAEKYLKQLDLWDKKDQPSRNLSGGMKRRLMIARALMHEPKVLILDEPTAGVDIELRRHMWDYLRELNAKGITIILTTHYLEEAEMLCRNIAIIDKGRIVENTSMKSLLAKLHIETFVLDISPVEQAPELSGYSSRLVDGHTLEVDVDKSQSINPVFAQLTEKGISVISMRNKSNRLEELFVTLVANNNAAENS from the coding sequence ATGCAACCAGCATTGCAAATATCCGGCTTAAAGAAAACCTATAAAGGAGGTTTTCAAGCAGTTAAGGGCATCGATTTATCCGTACAAGAAGGTGATTTTTTTGCCTTGCTTGGTCCAAATGGGGCCGGTAAGTCGACCACAATTGGCGTCATCACTTCTTTAGTAAACAAGACTGAAGGTGAAGTACGTGTATTTGGTCACAATATTGATAAAGAACTGGATGTTGCAAAAAGCTTTCTTGGTCTGGTGCCACAAGAGTTTAACTTTAATCAGTTTGAAGCTCCGATAAAAATATTAGTGAATCAAGCCGGTTATTATGGTGTGCCAAGAAAGATTGCGCTTGAACGAGCTGAAAAGTATCTAAAGCAATTGGATTTATGGGATAAAAAAGATCAACCATCTCGCAATCTTTCAGGTGGTATGAAACGTCGTTTAATGATTGCTCGCGCTTTAATGCATGAACCTAAAGTGCTTATTTTGGATGAGCCAACGGCGGGTGTAGATATTGAATTGCGTCGTCATATGTGGGACTACTTGCGTGAATTAAATGCAAAAGGCATTACCATTATCTTGACTACTCACTATCTCGAAGAAGCGGAAATGTTATGTCGAAATATTGCGATCATCGACAAAGGCCGCATAGTCGAAAATACCAGTATGAAATCATTGTTGGCTAAATTGCACATAGAAACGTTCGTTCTTGATATTTCGCCTGTTGAACAAGCTCCAGAGCTTAGTGGATATTCATCACGCTTAGTTGACGGCCATACCTTAGAAGTCGATGTTGATAAGTCGCAAAGTATTAATCCGGTCTTTGCTCAATTAACTGAGAAAGGTATTAGCGTAATTAGCATGCGTAATAAATCCAATCGTTTAGAAGAGTTGTTTGTCACTCTTGTCGCCAATAACAATGCTGCGGAGAATAGCTAA
- a CDS encoding ABC transporter permease: MISFRNRIALTSILHKEIHRFMRIWVQTLVPPAITISLYFVIFGSLIGKRIGEMGGFDYMSFIVPGLIMMSVITNSYSNVASSFFSAKWQRNVEEMLVAPVPNWVIVAGYVGGGMARGMLVGLIVTLISLFFVDIQIHNIWVIIFTVMLTSAVFALGGLINAVFAGSFDDISIIPTFVLTPLTYLGGVFYSLTLLPDFWQGVSQINPIVYMVNAFRYGFLGVSDVSLTVAFSVIGVFVVVLYSVAMYLISKGIGLRT; the protein is encoded by the coding sequence ATGATCAGTTTTAGAAATCGCATAGCCTTAACCAGTATTTTGCACAAAGAAATCCATCGCTTTATGCGTATTTGGGTGCAAACACTAGTACCTCCAGCAATAACCATTAGTTTGTACTTTGTTATTTTTGGATCTCTCATTGGTAAACGTATCGGTGAAATGGGCGGCTTTGATTACATGTCGTTTATTGTACCTGGCTTAATTATGATGTCAGTCATCACCAATTCTTACTCCAATGTTGCATCATCATTCTTTAGCGCAAAATGGCAGCGTAACGTTGAAGAAATGTTAGTCGCTCCAGTGCCTAATTGGGTTATTGTCGCAGGCTATGTCGGCGGCGGAATGGCGCGCGGTATGCTAGTTGGCTTGATCGTGACCTTGATATCACTTTTCTTTGTCGATATTCAAATTCACAATATCTGGGTGATCATCTTTACCGTTATGCTTACCTCTGCGGTATTTGCATTAGGTGGTCTGATTAACGCAGTATTTGCTGGAAGTTTTGATGATATTTCTATTATCCCGACGTTCGTACTAACGCCTCTTACTTATCTTGGTGGTGTATTTTATTCGTTAACCTTGTTGCCAGATTTTTGGCAGGGCGTTTCACAAATAAACCCTATTGTTTATATGGTAAATGCGTTTCGTTACGGTTTCCTTGGCGTTAGTGATGTCAGCCTTACTGTCGCGTTCTCTGTGATTGGCGTTTTTGTAGTGGTACTGTATTCTGTCGCTATGTATCTTATTTCAAAAGGCATAGGGTTAAGAACATAA